The proteins below come from a single Vitis vinifera cultivar Pinot Noir 40024 chromosome 9, ASM3070453v1 genomic window:
- the LOC100251553 gene encoding ABC transporter C family member 8, whose product MASLEISLVCVFVLLFKSCDSDWPSFGGYTGGFSWVCGEELDLGSFCIQRTILDVLNLLFLSVFSVILVIGYIRKHEISGCSRRDWVSGGVSICCALTGIAYVSAGFWDLVVRNGGSQPLGWLVYFVRGLTWISLAVSLLVRSSKWSRILSFLWWLTFFSLVSTLNIEILVKTHNIKIFDIVPWLVNSLLIFCAFRNIFHSVSEDTTPDKSESEPLLAKKPVRRTEVGKISFITKLTFSWINPILCLGNSKPLVLEDVPPLASEDEAELAYQKFSQAWECLQRERSSSSTDNLVFRALAIVYLKEMIFVGLCALLRTISVVVSPLLLYAFVKYSTRDEENWQEGVFLMGCLIISKVVESVSQRHWFLNARRFGMRMRSALMVAVYQKQLKLSSLGRRRHSSGQIVNYIAVDAYTTGEFPWWFHSAWSYILQLFLSIGVLFGVVGVGALSGLAPLLVCGLLNVPFAKILQKCQSQLMMARDQRLRSTSEILNSMKVIKLQSWEDKFKNFIESLRDVEFKWLAEAQYKKCYNTVLYWMSPTIVSSVTFLGCALFGSAPLNASTIFTIVAALRCMGEPVRMIPEAISVMIQAKISFERLNAFFLDDELKSEEMRRVTLPNSDHSVVINGGNFSWEPESAVLTLRDINLGVKRGQILAVCGPVGAGKSSFLFAILGEIPKISGSVDVFGSIAYVSQTSWIQSGTIRDNILCGKPMDTTKYEKAIKACALDKDINSFDHGDETEIGQRGLNMSGGQKQRIQLARALYNDAEIYLLDDPFSAVDAHTAAILFNDCVMAALRHKTVMLVTHQVEFLSQVEKILVLEGGRITQSGSYEELLTTGTAFEQLVNAHKNAITVLDLSNNEGEETQKLDHILPEVSHGSCPTKERSEGEISMKGLRGGQLTEEEGMEIGDVGWKAFWDYLLVSKGALLMFSGMIAQCGFVALQAASTYWLALGIEIPKISNGMLIGVYAGISTLSAVFVYLRSFLIARLGLKASKAFFAGFTSSIFNAPMHFFDSTPVGRILTRASSDLTVLDSNIPFSIIFVLSAGIDILTTIGIMASVTWPVLIVAIFAMVAAKYVQGYYLASARELIRINGTTKAPVMNYAAESSLGVVTIRAFNMVDRFFQNYLKLIDTDAKLFFYSNAAMEWLVLRIEALQNLTLVTAALLLVLLPKGYVAPGLVGLSLSYALALTGTQVMLSRWYCNLSNYMVSVERIKQFMHIPSEPPAIVDGKRPPSSWPSKGRIELQNLKIKYRPNSPLVLKGITCIFKEGTRVGVVGRTGSGKTTLISALFRLVEPESGTILVDGLDICSIGLKDLRMKLSIIPQEPTLFKGSIRTNLDPLGLYSENEIWKALEKCQLKATISSLPNLLDSSVSDEGENWSAGQRQLFCLGRVLLKRNRILVLDEATASIDSATDAILQRIIRQEFSNCTVITVAHRVPTVMDSDMVMVLSYGKLVEYDKPSNLMDTNSSFSKLVGEYWSSSRRNS is encoded by the exons TATGTGTATTTGTACTTCTTTTCAAGAGTTGTGATTCTGATTGGCCTTCATTTGGTGGATATACAGGTGGGTTCTCTTGGGTTTGTGGGGAAGAACTTGATCTGGGTTCTTTTTGTATTCAAAGAACTATATTAGATGTCTTGAATCTCCTGTTTCTCTCTGTTTTCTCTGTGATTTTGGTTATAGGCTATATTAGAAAACATGAGATTAGTGGGTGCAGCAGGAGGGATTGGGTCTCTGGGGGTGTTTCAATCTGTTGTGCTCTTACTGGCATTGCATACGTCAGTGCTGGTTTCTGGGATTTAGTTGTGAGAAATGGTGGGTCTCAGCCTTTGGGTTGGTTGGTTTACTTTGTTAGAGGGCTAACTTGGATATCTTTAGCAGTTTCACTGCTTGTTCGAAGTTCCAAATGGAGCAGGATTCTTAGTTTCCTTTGGTGGTTGACCTTCTTCTCATTGGTTTCAACCCTAAACATTGAAATTTTGGTAAAAACTCACAACATCAAAATCTTTGACATAGTGCCATGGCTTGTGAACTCCTTGCTTATCTTTTGTGCATTTAGGAACATTTTCCATTCTGTCTCTGAAGATACTACCCCAGATAAGAGTGAGTCTGAACCTCTACTGGCCAAAAAGCCTGTAAGAAGAACTGAAGTAGGGAAGATTAGCTTTATTACTAAGTTGACATTTTCTTGGATTAATCCTATACTTTGCTTGGGTAACTCGAAACCATTAGTCCTAGAGGACGTTCCTCCTCTAGCATCAGAAGATGAAGCTGAACTAGCCTACCAAAAGTTTTCTCAAGCATGGGAATGTCTTCAAAGAGAAAGAAGCTCAAGCAGTACTGATAACTTGGTTTTTCGGGCATTAGCCATAGTCTACTTGAAGGAAATGATTTTTGTAGGGCTCTGTGCATTGCTCAGGACAATTTCTGTAGTAGTTTCTCCTTTGTTGCTTTATGCATTTGTAAAGTATTCAACTCGCGATGAAGAAAATTGGCAAGAGGGCGTCTTCTTAATGGGGTGTTTAATCATTTCCAAGGTGGTTGAATCTGTGTCTCAAAGGCATTGGTTCCTCAATGCCAGGAGGTTTGGGATGAGGATGAGATCAGCTTTAATGGTGGCAGTATATCAGAAGCAGCTCAAGCTTTCAAGTTTGGGAAGGAGAAGGCATTCATCCGGTCAGATTGTGAATTATATTGCGGTTGATGCTTATACAACAGGGGAATTTCCTTGGTGGTTCCATTCAGCATGGAGTTACATCTTGCAACTTTTTTTGTCCATTGGAGTCCTCTTTGGGGTTGTGGGTGTTGGTGCTCTTTCAGGCTTAGCCCCTCTTCTCGTTTGTGGACTTCTTAATGTGCCATTTGCAAAGATATTACAGAAGTGTCAATCCCAACTTATGATGGCCCGAGACCAGCGACTCAGGTCTACTTCTGAGATCCTTAACAGTATGAAAGTCATCAAGTTACAGTCATGGGAAGATAAATTCAAGAACTTCATTGAATCTCTCCGGGATGTTGAATTCAAATGGTTGGCTGAAGCACAGTATAAGAAGTGTTACAACACTGTACTGTATTGGATGTCTCCAACCATTGTCTCTTCAGTTACCTTCCTGGGATGTGCCCTTTTTGGGAGTGCCCCATTAAATGCCAGCACCATTTTCACCATTGTGGCAGCCTTGCGGTGCATGGGAGAACCTGTCAGAATGATACCTGAGGCTATATCTGTTATGATCCAAGCCAAGATCTCCTTTGAGCGGCTCAATGCATTTTTTCTAGATGATGAGCTCAAGAGTGAAGAAATGAGAAGGGTTACATTGCCAAATTCAGATCACAGTGTTGTAATAAATGGCGGTAATTTCAGTTGGGAACCAGAGTCAGCCGTTCTAACACTCAGAGATATAAATTTGGGAGTTAAAAGGGGGCAGATATTAGCAGTTTGCGGACCAGTTGGGGCAGGGAAATCATCATTCTTATTTGCTATACTTGGAGAGATACCAAAAATTTCAGGAAGT GTCGATGTGTTCGGTTCCATTGCCTATGTTTCTCAGACTTCTTGGATCCAAAGTGGGACGATTCGCGACAACATTCTCTGTGGAAAACCAATGGatacaaccaaatatgagaaagcCATAAAAGCATGTGCCTTAGATAAGGATATAAACAGTTTTGACCATGGTGATGAAACAGAAATCGGTCAGAGAGGGCTTAATATGAGTGGAGGAcagaaacagaggattcaacTTGCTCGGGCTCTCTATAATGATGCCGAAATCTACCTCCTGGATGACCCTTTTAGTGCAGTAGATGCACATACAGCTGCAATTCTTTTCAAT GACTGTGTCATGGCTGCTCTACGGCACAAAACTGTCATGCTAGTGACTCATCAAGTGGAGTTTCTTTCTCAAGTTGAAAAAATCCTG GTTCTGGAAGGTGGACGAATAACTCAATCAGGAAGCTATGAGGAGCTCTTGACAACTGGGACAGCATTTGAACAGCTTGTAAATGCTCATAAGAATGCAATAACAGTATTGGATCTTTCAAATAATGAAGGAgaagaaactcaaaaattggATCATATTCTACCAGAGGTGTCTCATGGATCTTGCCCCACTAAAGAAAGGAGCGAAGGGGAGATTTCCATGAAGGGTCTACGTGGAGGGCAGCTCACTGAAGAAGAAGGAATGGAGATTGGCGATGTTGGGTGGAAGGCATTCTGGGATTATCTCCTTGTCTCAAAGGGAGCACTACTGATGTTCTCAGGCATGATAGCTCAGTGTGGTTTTGTTGCCCTTCAGGCTGCTTCAACCTATTGGCTAGCACTAGGCATTGAAATTCCCAAGATCAGCAATGGCATGCTAATTGGAGTTTATGCTGGAATTTCAACCCTAAGTGCCGTCTTTGTATACCTGAGGTCTTTCCTTATAGCTCGTCTAGGATTAAAAGCTTCTAAGGCCTTCTTTGCAGGTTTTACCAGTTCAATTTTCAATGCTCCAATGCACTTCTTTGACTCTACTCCAGTTGGGCGAATCTTGACTCGA GCTTCCTCAGATTTGACTGTTTTGGATTCAAATATACCCTTCTCCATTATCTTTGTACTGTCAGCTGGTATTGATATTCTAACAACCATTGGAATTATGGCCTCAGTCACATGGCCAGTTCTCATTGTTGCCATTTTTGCTATGGTAGCTGCAAAATATGTTCAG GGGTATTATTTAGCCTCTGCAAGGGAGCTAATAAGGATCAATGGTACAACAAAAGCTCCTGTAATGAATTATGCAGCCGAGTCATCCCTTGGAGTGGTCACTATAAGAGCTTTTAACATGGTGGACAGATTCTTCCAAAACTACCTAAAGCTCATAGACACGGATGCAAAGCTATTTTTCTATTCTAATGCAGCTATGGAATGGCTAGTTTTAAGAATAGAAGCACTTCAGAATCTAACTCTTGTCACTGCTGCTCTTCTTCTTGTTCTACTTCCCAAGGGTTATGTTGCCCCAG gGCTTGTGGGGCTATCTCTTTCTTATGCTCTGGCACTGACAGGCACCCAAGTGATGCTGTCTCGATGGTATTGTAACTTGTCGAATTATATGGTTTCAGTTGAACGGATCAAACAGTTCATGCACATACCATCTGAGCCTCCTGCAATTGTGGATGGAAAGCGACCACCATCTTCATGGCCTTCCAAGGGTAGGATAGAGTTACAAAATCTCAAG ATAAAATACCGCCCAAATTCTCCACTGGTTCTGAAGGGTATCACTTGCATATTCAAAGAAGGGACTAGAGTAGGGGTCGTTGGAAGGACTGGAAGCGGCAAAACTACACTGATAAGTGCTCTATTCCGACTAGTAGAGCCTGAAAGCGGGACAATCCTGGTAGATGGACTTGACATTTGTTCTATAGGTCTGAAGGATTTGAGAATGAAGCTCAGCATCATCCCTCAAGAGCCAACTCTTTTCAAGGGTAGCATTCGAACTAACTTGGATCCTCTAGGCCTCTACTCTGAGAATGAAATATGGAAG GCTCTAGAGAAGTGCCAGCTTAAGGCCACAATCAGCAGTCTTCCAAACTTGCTAGACTCATCTG TGAGCGATGAAGGTGAGAACTGGAGTGCTGGGCAACGCCAGCTCTTCTGCCTTGGACGAGTTCTACTCAAGAGAAACAGAATCCTTGTTCTAGATGAAGCCACTGCATCCATAGACTCTGCCACTGATGCAATTCTGCAGAGAATTATCAGGCAGGAATTCTCAAACTGTACAGTGATTACAGTAGCTCACAGAGTTCCAACAGTCATGGACAGTGACATGGTCATGGTCCTCTCTTATG GGAAGCTTGTGGAGTATGATAAGCCTTCAAATCTTATGGACACCAACtcctctttttcaaagcttGTAGGTGAGTACTGGTCCAGCAGTAGGAGGAACTCCTAA